One Paracidovorax avenae ATCC 19860 genomic region harbors:
- a CDS encoding MFS transporter → MAATEAASPPDGGHESHPNQFALLRQRRFAPFFWTQFAGAANDNLFKFAFTVMVTYQLSVSWMPPSMAGLVIGALFILPFLLFSATSGQLTDKIDKTRMIRVVKNLEIAIMLVAAWGFLAASPVVLLGCTFLMGLHSTLFGPVKFAYLPQVLSERELTGGNGMVEMGTFVAILLGQVAGGLLVAVPGVGHAWVATACVVVALAGRAVAQFIPSAPATDPGLVINWNPVSETWRNLKLAHGNPVVFRSLLGISWMWFFGAVFLSQFPSFAKEVLHGDEHVASLLLVVFSVGIGIGSLLCEVLSRRQVEVGLVPLGAIGMSVFAIDLYFASRGLPPAPAMGLGTFLAQPAHWRVMADLLLLSLFAGLYSVPMYALIQMRSQPTHRARIIAANNILNALFMIGSSVIAGALLSAGWSVPQVFLFTGIANALVAGYIFLIVPEYLLRFAAWVLSRLVYRFRVRGDAHIPAQGAAVLVCNHVSFVDAVLLMAASPRPIYFVMDHRIFRVPVLGWLFRLAKAIPIAPQKEDAAIYEAAFERAAQVLREGDLLAIFPEGGITRDGQLQLFKGGIMKILERAAAEGVRPPVVPMALTNLWGSFFSRVDGNAMARPFRRGLFNRVGLNVGAPVPAEAVQPEMLQGRVAQLLDR, encoded by the coding sequence ATGGCGGCGACGGAGGCCGCCTCCCCGCCGGATGGCGGGCACGAGAGCCACCCCAACCAGTTCGCGCTGCTGCGCCAGCGGCGGTTCGCGCCGTTCTTCTGGACGCAGTTCGCGGGGGCCGCGAACGACAACCTCTTCAAGTTCGCCTTCACCGTGATGGTGACCTACCAGCTGAGCGTGTCGTGGATGCCGCCTTCGATGGCGGGGCTGGTGATCGGCGCGCTCTTCATCCTGCCGTTCCTGCTGTTCTCGGCCACGTCGGGCCAGCTCACGGACAAGATCGACAAGACGCGCATGATCCGCGTCGTGAAGAACCTGGAGATCGCCATCATGCTGGTGGCGGCCTGGGGCTTCCTGGCAGCCAGCCCCGTGGTGCTGCTGGGCTGTACCTTCCTCATGGGGCTGCATTCCACGCTGTTCGGCCCGGTGAAGTTCGCCTACCTGCCGCAGGTGCTGTCCGAGCGCGAGCTCACGGGCGGCAACGGGATGGTGGAGATGGGCACCTTCGTCGCCATCCTGCTCGGCCAGGTCGCGGGCGGCCTGCTGGTGGCCGTGCCCGGCGTGGGCCATGCCTGGGTGGCGACTGCCTGCGTGGTCGTCGCGCTCGCGGGGCGGGCGGTGGCGCAGTTCATCCCGAGCGCGCCGGCCACCGATCCGGGCCTGGTCATCAACTGGAACCCGGTCAGCGAAACCTGGCGCAACCTGAAGCTGGCGCACGGCAACCCGGTGGTGTTCCGCTCGCTGCTGGGCATCAGCTGGATGTGGTTCTTCGGGGCGGTGTTCCTCTCGCAGTTCCCCAGCTTCGCCAAGGAGGTGCTGCATGGCGACGAGCACGTGGCCTCGCTGCTGCTGGTCGTGTTCTCGGTGGGCATCGGCATCGGTTCGCTGCTGTGCGAGGTGCTTTCGCGCCGGCAGGTGGAGGTCGGCCTGGTGCCCCTGGGCGCGATCGGCATGAGCGTGTTCGCCATCGACCTGTATTTCGCCTCGCGCGGCCTGCCGCCCGCACCCGCCATGGGCCTGGGCACCTTCCTGGCGCAGCCCGCGCACTGGCGCGTGATGGCGGACCTGCTGCTGCTGTCGCTGTTCGCCGGCCTCTACAGCGTGCCGATGTACGCGCTCATCCAGATGCGCAGCCAGCCCACGCACCGCGCGCGCATCATCGCGGCCAACAACATCCTGAACGCGCTCTTCATGATCGGCAGCTCGGTCATCGCGGGCGCGCTGCTGTCGGCCGGCTGGAGCGTGCCGCAGGTGTTCCTGTTCACCGGCATCGCCAATGCCCTGGTGGCCGGCTACATCTTCCTGATCGTGCCGGAATACCTGCTGCGCTTCGCGGCCTGGGTGCTGTCGCGGCTGGTGTACCGCTTCCGCGTGCGGGGCGATGCGCATATCCCCGCGCAGGGCGCGGCGGTGCTGGTCTGCAACCACGTGAGCTTCGTCGATGCCGTGCTGCTCATGGCCGCGAGCCCCCGCCCGATCTATTTCGTAATGGACCACCGCATCTTCCGCGTGCCCGTGCTGGGCTGGCTGTTCCGGCTCGCCAAGGCGATTCCCATCGCGCCCCAGAAGGAGGATGCCGCCATTTACGAGGCCGCCTTCGAGCGCGCGGCGCAGGTGCTGCGCGAAGGCGACCTGCTGGCCATCTTCCCCGAGGGCGGCATCACCCGCGACGGGCAGCTGCAGCTGTTCAAGGGCGGGATCATGAAGATCCTGGAGCGCGCGGCGGCCGAAGGCGTGCGGCCTCCGGTGGTGCCGATGGCGCTCACCAACCTGTGGGGGTCCTTCTTCAGCCGGGTGGACGGCAACGCCATGGCGCGCCCGTTCCGCCGCGGCCTGTTCAACCGCGTGGGGCTGAACGTGGGCGCGCCGGTGCCGGCGGAAGCCGTGCAGCCCGAGATGCTGCAGGGGCGCGTGGCGCAGTTGCTGGACCGGTGA
- a CDS encoding helix-turn-helix domain-containing protein translates to MSTTADLVIALKKELKAAHMTYADLAQALGMAESSVKRMLARGDMPLSRIDAICRALRLDFADLARRVADSQPLLDQLSLEQERAVVADKKLLLMAICVLSQWTLEQILGTYRLSDAEGVKYLAQLDRIGIIELRPLNRYRLKLAKTFRWRAHGPVMHYFRDHALLDYFSGGFDGPGEGVLMVHGAIGRSLAPAFQERLQRVAHDFAQQHLADQRLPERDREGYTVLLAMRRWEFEAFTAMRR, encoded by the coding sequence ATGAGCACCACCGCCGACCTCGTCATCGCCCTGAAGAAGGAACTCAAGGCCGCGCACATGACGTATGCCGACCTCGCGCAGGCCCTGGGCATGGCCGAATCCAGTGTCAAGCGCATGCTGGCGCGCGGCGACATGCCGCTGTCGCGCATCGACGCCATCTGCCGCGCGCTGCGGCTGGATTTCGCCGACCTCGCGCGCCGCGTGGCCGACAGCCAGCCCCTGCTCGACCAGCTCTCGCTGGAGCAGGAACGGGCCGTGGTGGCCGACAAGAAGCTGCTGCTCATGGCCATCTGCGTGCTGAGCCAGTGGACGCTGGAGCAGATCCTCGGCACCTACCGGCTCTCGGACGCGGAAGGCGTCAAGTACCTCGCGCAGCTCGACCGCATCGGTATCATCGAGCTGCGCCCGCTCAACCGCTACCGGCTCAAGCTCGCCAAGACCTTCCGCTGGCGCGCACATGGCCCGGTGATGCACTACTTCCGCGACCATGCCCTGCTCGATTATTTTTCGGGCGGCTTCGACGGCCCGGGCGAAGGCGTGCTGATGGTGCATGGCGCCATCGGGCGCAGCCTCGCGCCCGCCTTCCAGGAGCGCCTGCAGCGCGTGGCGCACGATTTCGCGCAACAACACCTCGCCGACCAGCGCCTGCCCGAGCGCGACCGCGAGGGCTATACCGTGCTGCTGGCGATGCGGCGCTGGGAGTTCGAGGCCTTCACCGCGATGCGGCGCTGA